From the Carya illinoinensis cultivar Pawnee chromosome 4, C.illinoinensisPawnee_v1, whole genome shotgun sequence genome, one window contains:
- the LOC122308321 gene encoding VIN3-like protein 1 isoform X3: MTELHKTNNKTIKKQDSRKASSSSNFQSFSKQQRKGENPMRLPPAAEQSPGFGYTKSWICKNSACRAVISIDDTFCKRCSCCICHLFDDNKDPSLWLVCTSESVQGDSCGLSCHIECALQREKVGVVDLGQLMQLDGSYCCASCGKVSGILGCWKKQLVIAKDARRVDVLCYRIYLSSRLLEGTSRFKELHEIVKDAKAKLETEVGPVNGVSAKMARGIVSRLSIASDVQKLCSLAIEKADEWLATVSDVNPTCREDSLPAACKFFFEEVTPSSVVIILIELSKASSDNIKGYKLWYCKSREETQTKEPICVFPKAQRRIKISNLQPCTEYTFRIISYTEAGDLGHSEAKCFTKSVEVIHKNLNSAVAMYCKKENPVIDGSYLSSKREPKNTTEVGFSSGFKVRDLGRILHLAWAQEQDCFEGFCGPEVEKCCGVSKVVKPEALEEERLPFVSRGLDLNVVSVPDLNEELTPPFESSRDEDNGCTLQQAVEADDDAASHDLKKNGLARSHGSDDSQTWTHGPAVDSRPESCRKRVANSNEETHDCDSTLINGSPLRISNGSCCLDENFEYCVKVIRWLECEGHIKQEFRLKLLTWFSLRSTEQERRVVNTFIQTLIDDPSSLAGQLVDSFSDIISFKRSRNGFCSKLWH; this comes from the exons ATGACAGAACTTCATAAGactaataataaaaccataaaGAAGCAGGACTCTAGGAAAGCTTCTTCAAGTTCCAACTTTCAGTCTTTTAGTAAGCAACAACGGAAGGGGGAAAATCCTATGCGACTCCCACCTGCTGCTGAACAGTCTCCTGGTTTTGGATATACGAAGTCATGGATCTGTAAAAATTCTGCTTGTAGAGCTGTTATATCCATAGATGACACATTTTGCAAGAGGTGCTCTTGTTGCATCTGTCACTTATTTGATGACAATAAGGATCCTAGTCTTTGGTTGGTATGCACATCTGAATCTGTTCAGGGAGATTCCTGTGGGTTATCTTGTCACATTGAGTGTGCTCTTCAACGTGAAAAGGTGGGGGTTGTCGATCTTGGGCAATTGATGCAGCTAGATGGTAGTTACTGCTGTGCTTCTTGTGGCAAAGTTTCAGGGATACTTGG ATGCTGGAAGAAGCAGTTAGTAATTGCGAAGGATGCTCGTCGTGTTGACGTTCTATGTTATAGAATATACTTGAGTTCCAGGCTTCTCGAAGGCACATCCAGGTTTAAAGAACTGCATGAGATTGTAAAAGATGCAAAGGCTAAACTAGAAACTGAAGTGGGCCCAGTGAATGGAGTATCTGCCAAGATGGCTCGTGGCATTGTCAGCAGACTCTCTATCGCCAGTGATGTGCAGAAACTCTGTTCTCTTGCAATAGAGAAAGCAGATGAATGGCTGGCCACTGTTTCCGATGTGAACCCAACTTGTAGAG AAGATTCCCTTCCTGCTGCTTGCAAGTTCTTTTTTGAAGAAGTAACACCATCCTCTGTTGTGATTATCTTGATTGAACTCTCTAAGGCATCATCTGATAATATTAAGGGCTACAAGCTCTGGTATTGCAAAAGTAGAGAAGAGACACAAACAAAAGAACCCATTTGTGTTTTTCCCAAAGCACAGAGAAGgattaaaatttccaatctgcAGCCCTGCACAGAATATACCTTTCGAATAATTTCTTATACAGAGGCAGGTGACTTGGGGCATTCTGAGGCCAAGTGCTTCACCAAGAGTGTTGAGGTAATTCACAAGAATCTGAATTCAGCAGTTGCCATGTACTGTAAGAAAGAGAATCCCGTCATTGATGGCAGTTATTTGAGTTCCAAAAGGGAGCCTAAGAATACAACCGAAGTTGGTTTTTCTTCTGGATTTAAGGTTCGAGACCTTGGGAGGATCCTGCATCTGGCTTGGGCCCAAGAGCAAGACTGCTTTGAAGGGTTTTGCGGTCCCGAGGTGGAAAAATGCTGTGGAGTAAGCAAAGTGGTCAAGCCTGAAGCTCTTGAGGAAGAACGGTTACCTTTTGTTTCACGTGGGCTTGACTTGAATGTTGTTTCAGTGCCAGATTTGAATGAAGAGCTCACCCCTCCATTTGAGTCCTCCAGGGATGAAGATAATGGATGCACTTTGCAGCAGGCTGTTGAGGCAGATGATGACGCTGCTTCCCATGACTTAAAGAAGAATGGTCTGGCTAGGTCACATGGTAGTGATGACTCACAGACATGGACACATGGGCCAGCTGTTGATTCCCGGCCAGAGTCTTGCAGGAAAAGGGTTGCAAACTCTAATGAAGAGACACATGATTGTGACAGCACTTTGATAAATGGCTCACCACTTCGAATCTCCAATGGTTCATGTTGCTTGGATGAGAACTTTGAGTACTGTGTGAAGGTAATCCGATGGCTGGAATGCGAGGGTCACATTAAACAGGAATTTAGATTGAAATTGTTAACATGGTTTAGCTTGAGATCAACAGAGCAAGAACGTAGGGTGGTCAACACATTCATTCAAACATTGATTGATGATCCTAGTAGCTTAGCAGGACAACTAGTCGACTCCTTTTCTGATATTATATCTTTCAAGAGGTCACGAAACGGATTCTGTAGTAAGCTGTGGCATTGA
- the LOC122308321 gene encoding VIN3-like protein 1 isoform X1: protein MKMDLEDKFLAKVSGVQSLSSSVQSTPEKNGHSDDASRSPELLQEFLKSGPKKELLRTCFDKERKNSSKSKMTELHKTNNKTIKKQDSRKASSSSNFQSFSKQQRKGENPMRLPPAAEQSPGFGYTKSWICKNSACRAVISIDDTFCKRCSCCICHLFDDNKDPSLWLVCTSESVQGDSCGLSCHIECALQREKVGVVDLGQLMQLDGSYCCASCGKVSGILGCWKKQLVIAKDARRVDVLCYRIYLSSRLLEGTSRFKELHEIVKDAKAKLETEVGPVNGVSAKMARGIVSRLSIASDVQKLCSLAIEKADEWLATVSDVNPTCREDSLPAACKFFFEEVTPSSVVIILIELSKASSDNIKGYKLWYCKSREETQTKEPICVFPKAQRRIKISNLQPCTEYTFRIISYTEAGDLGHSEAKCFTKSVEVIHKNLNSAVAMYCKKENPVIDGSYLSSKREPKNTTEVGFSSGFKVRDLGRILHLAWAQEQDCFEGFCGPEVEKCCGVSKVVKPEALEEERLPFVSRGLDLNVVSVPDLNEELTPPFESSRDEDNGCTLQQAVEADDDAASHDLKKNGLARSHGSDDSQTWTHGPAVDSRPESCRKRVANSNEETHDCDSTLINGSPLRISNGSCCLDENFEYCVKVIRWLECEGHIKQEFRLKLLTWFSLRSTEQERRVVNTFIQTLIDDPSSLAGQLVDSFSDIISFKRSRNGFCSKLWH, encoded by the exons ATGAAAATGGACCTGGAAGATAAATTTCTGGCCAAAG TTTCTGGCGTTCAGAGCCTTTCTTCCAGTGTGCAAAGCACCCCAGAGAAAAATGGGCATTCAGATGATGCTTCAAGAAGCCCAGAACTCCTTCAAGAGTTTCTGAAATCTGGTCCAAAGAAGGAACTTCTTCGAACATGCTTTGATAAGGAAAGGAAAAACTCGTCAAAAAGCAAAATGACAGAACTTCATAAGactaataataaaaccataaaGAAGCAGGACTCTAGGAAAGCTTCTTCAAGTTCCAACTTTCAGTCTTTTAGTAAGCAACAACGGAAGGGGGAAAATCCTATGCGACTCCCACCTGCTGCTGAACAGTCTCCTGGTTTTGGATATACGAAGTCATGGATCTGTAAAAATTCTGCTTGTAGAGCTGTTATATCCATAGATGACACATTTTGCAAGAGGTGCTCTTGTTGCATCTGTCACTTATTTGATGACAATAAGGATCCTAGTCTTTGGTTGGTATGCACATCTGAATCTGTTCAGGGAGATTCCTGTGGGTTATCTTGTCACATTGAGTGTGCTCTTCAACGTGAAAAGGTGGGGGTTGTCGATCTTGGGCAATTGATGCAGCTAGATGGTAGTTACTGCTGTGCTTCTTGTGGCAAAGTTTCAGGGATACTTGG ATGCTGGAAGAAGCAGTTAGTAATTGCGAAGGATGCTCGTCGTGTTGACGTTCTATGTTATAGAATATACTTGAGTTCCAGGCTTCTCGAAGGCACATCCAGGTTTAAAGAACTGCATGAGATTGTAAAAGATGCAAAGGCTAAACTAGAAACTGAAGTGGGCCCAGTGAATGGAGTATCTGCCAAGATGGCTCGTGGCATTGTCAGCAGACTCTCTATCGCCAGTGATGTGCAGAAACTCTGTTCTCTTGCAATAGAGAAAGCAGATGAATGGCTGGCCACTGTTTCCGATGTGAACCCAACTTGTAGAG AAGATTCCCTTCCTGCTGCTTGCAAGTTCTTTTTTGAAGAAGTAACACCATCCTCTGTTGTGATTATCTTGATTGAACTCTCTAAGGCATCATCTGATAATATTAAGGGCTACAAGCTCTGGTATTGCAAAAGTAGAGAAGAGACACAAACAAAAGAACCCATTTGTGTTTTTCCCAAAGCACAGAGAAGgattaaaatttccaatctgcAGCCCTGCACAGAATATACCTTTCGAATAATTTCTTATACAGAGGCAGGTGACTTGGGGCATTCTGAGGCCAAGTGCTTCACCAAGAGTGTTGAGGTAATTCACAAGAATCTGAATTCAGCAGTTGCCATGTACTGTAAGAAAGAGAATCCCGTCATTGATGGCAGTTATTTGAGTTCCAAAAGGGAGCCTAAGAATACAACCGAAGTTGGTTTTTCTTCTGGATTTAAGGTTCGAGACCTTGGGAGGATCCTGCATCTGGCTTGGGCCCAAGAGCAAGACTGCTTTGAAGGGTTTTGCGGTCCCGAGGTGGAAAAATGCTGTGGAGTAAGCAAAGTGGTCAAGCCTGAAGCTCTTGAGGAAGAACGGTTACCTTTTGTTTCACGTGGGCTTGACTTGAATGTTGTTTCAGTGCCAGATTTGAATGAAGAGCTCACCCCTCCATTTGAGTCCTCCAGGGATGAAGATAATGGATGCACTTTGCAGCAGGCTGTTGAGGCAGATGATGACGCTGCTTCCCATGACTTAAAGAAGAATGGTCTGGCTAGGTCACATGGTAGTGATGACTCACAGACATGGACACATGGGCCAGCTGTTGATTCCCGGCCAGAGTCTTGCAGGAAAAGGGTTGCAAACTCTAATGAAGAGACACATGATTGTGACAGCACTTTGATAAATGGCTCACCACTTCGAATCTCCAATGGTTCATGTTGCTTGGATGAGAACTTTGAGTACTGTGTGAAGGTAATCCGATGGCTGGAATGCGAGGGTCACATTAAACAGGAATTTAGATTGAAATTGTTAACATGGTTTAGCTTGAGATCAACAGAGCAAGAACGTAGGGTGGTCAACACATTCATTCAAACATTGATTGATGATCCTAGTAGCTTAGCAGGACAACTAGTCGACTCCTTTTCTGATATTATATCTTTCAAGAGGTCACGAAACGGATTCTGTAGTAAGCTGTGGCATTGA
- the LOC122308321 gene encoding VIN3-like protein 1 isoform X2 — MKMDLEDKFLAKVSGVQSLSSSVQSTPEKNGHSDDASRSPELLQEFLKSGPKKELLRTCFDKERKNSSKSKMTELHKTNNKTIKKQDSRKASSSSNFQSFSKQQRKGENPMRLPPAAEQSPGFGYTKSWICKNSACRAVISIDDTFCKRCSCCICHLFDDNKDPSLWLVCTSESVQGDSCGLSCHIECALQREKVGVVDLGQLMQLDGSYCCASCGKVSGILGCWKKQLVIAKDARRVDVLCYRIYLSSRLLEGTSRFKELHEIVKDAKAKLETEVGPVNGVSAKMARGIVSRLSIASDVQKLCSLAIEKADEWLATVSDVNPTCRDSLPAACKFFFEEVTPSSVVIILIELSKASSDNIKGYKLWYCKSREETQTKEPICVFPKAQRRIKISNLQPCTEYTFRIISYTEAGDLGHSEAKCFTKSVEVIHKNLNSAVAMYCKKENPVIDGSYLSSKREPKNTTEVGFSSGFKVRDLGRILHLAWAQEQDCFEGFCGPEVEKCCGVSKVVKPEALEEERLPFVSRGLDLNVVSVPDLNEELTPPFESSRDEDNGCTLQQAVEADDDAASHDLKKNGLARSHGSDDSQTWTHGPAVDSRPESCRKRVANSNEETHDCDSTLINGSPLRISNGSCCLDENFEYCVKVIRWLECEGHIKQEFRLKLLTWFSLRSTEQERRVVNTFIQTLIDDPSSLAGQLVDSFSDIISFKRSRNGFCSKLWH; from the exons ATGAAAATGGACCTGGAAGATAAATTTCTGGCCAAAG TTTCTGGCGTTCAGAGCCTTTCTTCCAGTGTGCAAAGCACCCCAGAGAAAAATGGGCATTCAGATGATGCTTCAAGAAGCCCAGAACTCCTTCAAGAGTTTCTGAAATCTGGTCCAAAGAAGGAACTTCTTCGAACATGCTTTGATAAGGAAAGGAAAAACTCGTCAAAAAGCAAAATGACAGAACTTCATAAGactaataataaaaccataaaGAAGCAGGACTCTAGGAAAGCTTCTTCAAGTTCCAACTTTCAGTCTTTTAGTAAGCAACAACGGAAGGGGGAAAATCCTATGCGACTCCCACCTGCTGCTGAACAGTCTCCTGGTTTTGGATATACGAAGTCATGGATCTGTAAAAATTCTGCTTGTAGAGCTGTTATATCCATAGATGACACATTTTGCAAGAGGTGCTCTTGTTGCATCTGTCACTTATTTGATGACAATAAGGATCCTAGTCTTTGGTTGGTATGCACATCTGAATCTGTTCAGGGAGATTCCTGTGGGTTATCTTGTCACATTGAGTGTGCTCTTCAACGTGAAAAGGTGGGGGTTGTCGATCTTGGGCAATTGATGCAGCTAGATGGTAGTTACTGCTGTGCTTCTTGTGGCAAAGTTTCAGGGATACTTGG ATGCTGGAAGAAGCAGTTAGTAATTGCGAAGGATGCTCGTCGTGTTGACGTTCTATGTTATAGAATATACTTGAGTTCCAGGCTTCTCGAAGGCACATCCAGGTTTAAAGAACTGCATGAGATTGTAAAAGATGCAAAGGCTAAACTAGAAACTGAAGTGGGCCCAGTGAATGGAGTATCTGCCAAGATGGCTCGTGGCATTGTCAGCAGACTCTCTATCGCCAGTGATGTGCAGAAACTCTGTTCTCTTGCAATAGAGAAAGCAGATGAATGGCTGGCCACTGTTTCCGATGTGAACCCAACTTGTAGAG ATTCCCTTCCTGCTGCTTGCAAGTTCTTTTTTGAAGAAGTAACACCATCCTCTGTTGTGATTATCTTGATTGAACTCTCTAAGGCATCATCTGATAATATTAAGGGCTACAAGCTCTGGTATTGCAAAAGTAGAGAAGAGACACAAACAAAAGAACCCATTTGTGTTTTTCCCAAAGCACAGAGAAGgattaaaatttccaatctgcAGCCCTGCACAGAATATACCTTTCGAATAATTTCTTATACAGAGGCAGGTGACTTGGGGCATTCTGAGGCCAAGTGCTTCACCAAGAGTGTTGAGGTAATTCACAAGAATCTGAATTCAGCAGTTGCCATGTACTGTAAGAAAGAGAATCCCGTCATTGATGGCAGTTATTTGAGTTCCAAAAGGGAGCCTAAGAATACAACCGAAGTTGGTTTTTCTTCTGGATTTAAGGTTCGAGACCTTGGGAGGATCCTGCATCTGGCTTGGGCCCAAGAGCAAGACTGCTTTGAAGGGTTTTGCGGTCCCGAGGTGGAAAAATGCTGTGGAGTAAGCAAAGTGGTCAAGCCTGAAGCTCTTGAGGAAGAACGGTTACCTTTTGTTTCACGTGGGCTTGACTTGAATGTTGTTTCAGTGCCAGATTTGAATGAAGAGCTCACCCCTCCATTTGAGTCCTCCAGGGATGAAGATAATGGATGCACTTTGCAGCAGGCTGTTGAGGCAGATGATGACGCTGCTTCCCATGACTTAAAGAAGAATGGTCTGGCTAGGTCACATGGTAGTGATGACTCACAGACATGGACACATGGGCCAGCTGTTGATTCCCGGCCAGAGTCTTGCAGGAAAAGGGTTGCAAACTCTAATGAAGAGACACATGATTGTGACAGCACTTTGATAAATGGCTCACCACTTCGAATCTCCAATGGTTCATGTTGCTTGGATGAGAACTTTGAGTACTGTGTGAAGGTAATCCGATGGCTGGAATGCGAGGGTCACATTAAACAGGAATTTAGATTGAAATTGTTAACATGGTTTAGCTTGAGATCAACAGAGCAAGAACGTAGGGTGGTCAACACATTCATTCAAACATTGATTGATGATCCTAGTAGCTTAGCAGGACAACTAGTCGACTCCTTTTCTGATATTATATCTTTCAAGAGGTCACGAAACGGATTCTGTAGTAAGCTGTGGCATTGA